The window TTGCAGTCTTGCTGAAGATAGACATACCAATGTCATCCCAGTTGAGCTGTTTAAATCGATCAACAAACGTCATAGCACTACTACTCGTCTAGGAATGAGGTGAGCGGGCTTGAAGCAACCGCGTGAGATACCTGACCTGCTAGCCCAGCAAGGTAAGCCATTCGACCAGCTTCAACTGCCAGCTTAAAGGCAATCGCCATATCAACAGGCTGTTGAGAAGCAGCAATCGCAGTATTAACTAGAACAGCGTCCGCGCCCATTTCCATTGCACGAGCAGCATGTGATGGTGCACCAATGCCAGCATCAACAATCACAGGAACGTTCGCTTGGTCGATAATGATCTCTAGGAAGTCTGCTGACGCGATTCCCTTATTAGAACCAATCGGAGCACCTAATGGCATCACAGCGGCGCAGCCTACCTCTTCTAAGCGTTTACACAAAACAGGGTCGGCGTGGCAATAAGGCAACACAACAAAGCCATCTTTCACTAGTTGCTCAGCAGCATTAAGTGTCTCGATTGGGTCTGGCATCAAGTACTTTGGATCTGGGTGAATCTCAAGCTTTAGCCAGTTAGTACCTAATGCTTCACGAGCCAAGTGTGCGGCGAAAATTGCATCCTTAGCGTTCTTCGCACCAGAGGTATTCGGAAGTAGATTAACGCCAGCATCAATAATTGGCTGTAAAATATCATCTTGCTCAGAACGAATATCGACTCTCTTTAGTGCCATGGTTGCCAGTTGAGAACCGGAAGCTTCAATAGCACTCGCCATCAAATGCTTGTTTGCAAACTTGCCGGTTCCCGTGAACAGACGTGATT is drawn from Vibrio sp. SNU_ST1 and contains these coding sequences:
- a CDS encoding thiazole synthase, translating into MLIIADKTFQSRLFTGTGKFANKHLMASAIEASGSQLATMALKRVDIRSEQDDILQPIIDAGVNLLPNTSGAKNAKDAIFAAHLAREALGTNWLKLEIHPDPKYLMPDPIETLNAAEQLVKDGFVVLPYCHADPVLCKRLEEVGCAAVMPLGAPIGSNKGIASADFLEIIIDQANVPVIVDAGIGAPSHAARAMEMGADAVLVNTAIAASQQPVDMAIAFKLAVEAGRMAYLAGLAGQVSHAVASSPLTSFLDE